In Micromonospora cremea, the genomic window CCGGACCAACGGCACCGCGCCGCTGACCGTCGCGTTCAGCAGCGAGGGGTCAAAGGACCCGGATCCGGCGGACTCCATCTCGTTCGCCTGGGACTTCGACGGCAACGGCACGACCGACTCCGTCGACCCGAACCCGACGCACACCTACACCGCCAACGGCGTCTACACCGCGCGGTTGACGGTGACCGACTCCAGCGGCAAGACCGCGTCGGCCAACACCACCATCACGGTCGGCAACACCGCCCCGACGGTGACCGTCACCACCCCGGTGGAAGGCGGCTTCTTCAGCTGGGGTGACGACATCCCGTGGTTGGTGACGGTCACCGACCCCGAGGACGGGCCGGTCGACTGCGCCAAGGTCGAGGTGACCTTCGTCCTCGGCCACGACAGCCACGGCCACGGTGAGGCCAACCAGTTCGGCTGCTCGGGCGTCCTGCCCACGGACCCTGACGACGCGTCGCACGGGGGCTACATCTACGGCGTGGTCAGCGCCTCCTACACCGACAAGGGGGCGAACGGGCAGCCGGCACTGACCACGGTGGACCAGCAGATCGTCCAGGCCAAGCGGCAGGAGGTCGAGTTCGCCACGAACGAGTCCGGCACCACCCTCGGCGCGAGTTCCGACACGGGTGGCGGGCAGCAGCGCGGCAGCCTCGACCCGGGCGACTGGATCGCGGTGAACAACGGCGTGAACCTGCGGAACATGCAGTCGGTCACGCTGCGCACCTCCGGCGGCAGCGCGGGCACCGCCGGGCAGCCCCGGTTCGGCGTCCAGCTGCGGCTCGACTCGCCCACCGGCCCGGTGCTGACCACCGCCGTGGTCAACGCGACCGGCGGCAACAACGCCTTCACCAGCACCACCGTGCCGGTCACCGACCCGGGCGGCACGCACCGGCTCTACCTCGTGTTCACCACCGTCCCGGGCGGTCCGACCAGCGGTCTCGGCAACCTGAACTGGGTCGAGTTCACCGGTCAGGGCATCGGCGTCGCGCCGTAGCGACCGCCACGGCCGGGGTCGCCGCCAGCGGCCCCGGCCCACCGCTCCACCCGTCACCCACACCGAGAACACGTACCAAGGAAGGCAGCAGCAGATGAACGACAGTCAGCACGGAATGAGCCGTCGCCGGATGCTCGGCGCCCTGGCCGGCGTCGCCGGCGCGGCAGCGGTCGGAGCCACCGGCCTGGCCTCCCCGGCCCTCGCCGGCAACGGCCTGCTGGTCCCAACCGGCAAGCGCGGCATCATCCTCTACAGCGTCCGGGACCGGATCAGCGCCGTCCCGGACGCCACCGAGGTGCCCTACGGCTTCGAGCGGGTGCTCGGTCGGCTCGCCGAGATCGGCTACAAGGAGGTGGAGTTCGCCGGCTACACGCAGCACAGCTCCATCCTGGGCCGGCAGATCACCCCCGAGGAGATCCGCAAGATCCTTGACGACAACGGGCTGCGCGCCAACGGCTCGCACGCCTCGGTGCCAGGCACCGTCAACCCGACCACCATCGCGCAGTTCGAGCAGCAGCTGGACATCGCTGAGACGCTGGGCATGACCCACATCGGCACCGGCAACGACCCGACCGGCAGCAACTACAAGGCCGACTGGGACGCCGCCGTCGACCGGTGGAACACCTTCGGCGAGATGGCCGCCGCTCGGGGGCTGAAGCTCTACACGCACAACCACGACGCGGCGTACAACTTCCTGCTCGACAGCGGGCCGCTGGACGCCCAGGGCCGGCCGACCCGGTCGTCGGGGGTGCGGAAGCTGGAGTACTTCATCGGGCTGACCAACCCGGAGTGGGTCTGGTTCGAGATGGACATCTACTGGGCGCACGTGGCCCAGCACCGGTTCCGCAGCTACACCGACCCGGACGGGGTGACCCAGACCAGGATCTTCGACCCGCTGGCCGTGGTCGCGGCCCAGCCGATCCGGTTCCCGCTGTTCCACGCGAAGGACGGCACGTACAACCCGGCCAGCGCGGCCGGGTACGAGATGGTGCCGCTCGGCGAGGGTGACATCGACTACGGGAACTTCTTCGCCAACATGGGCGCGAAGGGTTATCACAACCCGATGTGGGAGCAGGACAACGCACCGGGCGGCGCCGCCGACCCGGGCCGCTCGCTGCGGTTCGCGGAGATCAGCTACCAGCACATGTCGGGTCTGCGGGGCTGACCGACCCGACACGCACGCCCGGGGCCGCATCCGTCATCGGATGCGGCCCCTCGCGCCACGCGGCCGAAACACCGCCGTGCGAGACTCCGGCCGGAGGTGGTGGCGATGGTGCTCGTCAGGCCGGAGAACACGCACCAGTCCCGGCTGGTCCGGCTGCTGCGCGACGACGGTCCCCGGTCCCGGGTGGAGCTGGGCGACGTGCTGGGCCTGTCCCGGACGACGCTGAGCGCGGAGCTCGACCGGCTCGTCGAGCGGGGCCTGGTGGAGACCGCGGGGCCGGCCGCGTCGCGTGGCGGACGCCGCTCCGCGCTCCTGCGCCTCTCCGGCGGGGTGCGCTTCGCCGGCGTGGTCGTCGCCCCCGACCGGATCACCGTGGCGGTGACCGACGGCGAGCTGAACGTACTCGCCGAGGTCGACGAGCCGGCGGATGTCCGCACCGGGCCGGAACCGGTGGTCGGACGGGCCGTCGAACTGGTCGGGAAGCTCCGCGCCGAGCTGGGCATCTCCCAGCTCACCGGGGTCGGTGTCGGCCTGCCCGGGCCGGTCGGCGTCGACGCCGGGACGGCCGTCTCGCCGCCGGTCCTGCCGGGCTGGCAGCGCTTCGGCGTACGGGACGCGTTCGCCGCCGAGCTGGGCTGCCCCACGCTGGTCGACAACGACGCGAACGTGATGGCCCTCGGTGAGCAGCACGCGGGGGTCGGTCGGACCTTCGACGACGTCCTCTACCTGAAGCTGGGCACCGCGATCGGCTGCGGCCTGATCCTCGGCGGGAGCCTCTACCGGGGGTCGACCAGCAGCGCGGGCGACATCGGGCACCTGCCGCTCAGCGAGGACGGGCCCGCCTGCGTCTGTGGCGAGAGCGGGTGCCTGGAGGCGT contains:
- a CDS encoding ROK family transcriptional regulator produces the protein MVLVRPENTHQSRLVRLLRDDGPRSRVELGDVLGLSRTTLSAELDRLVERGLVETAGPAASRGGRRSALLRLSGGVRFAGVVVAPDRITVAVTDGELNVLAEVDEPADVRTGPEPVVGRAVELVGKLRAELGISQLTGVGVGLPGPVGVDAGTAVSPPVLPGWQRFGVRDAFAAELGCPTLVDNDANVMALGEQHAGVGRTFDDVLYLKLGTAIGCGLILGGSLYRGSTSSAGDIGHLPLSEDGPACVCGESGCLEAYCGDPGLVRAALTAARTGRSPALTARLAEAGTLTVRDVAGAATAGDPAAQTVVRDAARRLGRVLVGLVSFFNPGIVVIGGTADGLGHILLAEIRAVVYRRSAPLTTGTMPIVLSDLAGRPGVVGAARLASECVFAVD
- a CDS encoding sugar phosphate isomerase/epimerase family protein — its product is MNDSQHGMSRRRMLGALAGVAGAAAVGATGLASPALAGNGLLVPTGKRGIILYSVRDRISAVPDATEVPYGFERVLGRLAEIGYKEVEFAGYTQHSSILGRQITPEEIRKILDDNGLRANGSHASVPGTVNPTTIAQFEQQLDIAETLGMTHIGTGNDPTGSNYKADWDAAVDRWNTFGEMAAARGLKLYTHNHDAAYNFLLDSGPLDAQGRPTRSSGVRKLEYFIGLTNPEWVWFEMDIYWAHVAQHRFRSYTDPDGVTQTRIFDPLAVVAAQPIRFPLFHAKDGTYNPASAAGYEMVPLGEGDIDYGNFFANMGAKGYHNPMWEQDNAPGGAADPGRSLRFAEISYQHMSGLRG